From Longimicrobium sp.:
GATCCGGCCAAGGTGCCGGCGGGCGGGGTGCGCGCTCGCTGCTCCATCTGCCGCAACGTCTTCGAGATCGCCGGTGCGCGGCCCGCGCCTGAGCCCGCCCTCGCCGCCGTCAGCGCGCCCGCTCCCGTGGCAGCGCCCGCACCCGCACCCGCGCCTGCACCGGTCGCCGCGCCGGCTCCTCCGCCACCGCCGGCTCCCACGCCCGCGCCGGCACCTGCGACGACCCCCACCGCCCGCCCGAACCCGTTCGGCGCGAACGATCCGGGGGCAAAGGCGCGGCGGCTGGCGAGGGCGCTCGTGTCGGACATCGTGACGTACCATCCCGAGCGCCGCGACCAGGCCCTCGCGAACGGCACGCTGAAGCGCGAGTTCATGGACGAGATCAAGAAGAGCTGGGAGGAGTACGTCGCGCAGGTCGGCGCCGAGATCTCGCGCGGCACGCCCCACTTCCGCGAAGCGCTCAACGAAATCCTGGCCAAGGGTCAGCCCGTGTTCTAACAGCGGGGCCCACACAGAGACACAGAGGGGTACGGAAAGAACGGCAAGAGAAGTTCTCTGCGCCTTGTAGTTCCCCTCCGCGCCCTCTGTGTGATGGTTTTGCAGTTGGTACCTGGCAGGGTTATATTTCGGGGACGCGAATACCGCGAACCTGGGCCGTCCCAGCCGGACGGCCCTTGTCGTTGCTGTCAGACAGGGGAAGATGACGATGGAAGAGCTGCGTACCGCCCTCGGCGCCCACCGCGACCGGCTCGAAGAGCTATGGGGGTTTCTTTGACATCCCTGCCAAGCAGGAGAAGCTGAACGGCCTCGAAGCCCGCATGGGCGATCCTTCGTTCTGGAACGACCAGATGAAGGCGCGCGAGGTGATCGACGAGGCCAACAAGGTCAAGCAGTGGGTGGCGCCGTGGGCCGGGCTCACCGCCCGCGCGGCCGACGCCGCGGAGATGCTGGACCTGCTGGAAGTGGAAGAGGACCCGGGGATGCTGGCGGAGGTCACCGCCGAGATCGAGCGGATCGGCACCGAGCTGGCCAGCCTGGAGCTGCGAAACATGCTCCAGGGGCCGGACGACCACCGCGACGCCCTGGTGACGCTGCAGTCCGGCGCCGGTGGCACCGAGTCGCAGGACTGGGCGGAGATGCTCCTGCGCATGTACACCCGCTGGGCCGAGCGCCACGGCTTCGACGTGGAGCTCCTCGACCAGCAGGAGGGCGAAGAGGCGGGGATCAAGTCCGCCACGCTGGAGGTGCGCGGCGAGTACGCGTACGGCTACCTGCGCGCCGAGCGCGGCGTGCACCGCCTGGTGCGCATCTCGCCCTTCGACAGCCAGGCGCGGCGGCACACCTCCTTCGCCTCGGTCTTCGTGTACCCGTCGGTCGACGACACCATCGAGATCGAGGTGCGCGAGGAAGACATCGAGATGGACGTCTTCCGCGCGTCGGGCGCGGGCGGGCAGCACGTCAACAAGACGTCGTCCGCGGTGCGGCTGCGGCACCTTCCCAGCGGCATCGTGGTGGAGTGCCAGCAGGAGCGGTCGCAGCACAAGAACCGCGCGACCGCCATGAAGATGCTCAAGGCCCGGCTCTACCAGGCCGCGCTCGAGGCGCAGGAGAAGGAGAAGGCCAAGCTGGAGTCCACCAAGACGGACATCGGCTTCGGGAGCCAGATCCGCTCCTACGTCTTCCAGCCCTACACCATGGTCAACGACCACCGCACGGAGCTCAAGCTGCCGGACGTGGGCAAGGTGATGGACGGCGACGTGGACCCGTTCATCAACGCGTACCTGCGGGAGTTCGGGGGAGAGAAGCAGCTATGAGCGAGCCGGTAGCGCCGGAAGGCGGCGAGCGCATCGTCGCCGAGCGGACGGAAAAGCTCCATGCCTTGCGCGAGCGGGGGGTGGAGCCGTTCGCATACGGGTACGATCCCACGCACTCCGCCACCGACGCCCGCGCGCTCTTCGAGGCGTGGGAAGGGCAGGGCATTGAGGGAGATGGCCCCGCGGAGCCGGTGCGCGTCGCCGGGCGCGTCGTCGCCAAGCGGGTGATGGGGAAGAGCACCTTCGTCCACCTCGCCGACCGCACGGGGCGCATCCAGCTCTACCTGCGCGTCAACGACCTGACGGACACGTACCCGCTCCTCGACCTGATCGACCTCAGCGACTGGCTGGGCGCCGAGGGGACGCTCTTCCGCACGCGCACCGGCGAGGTGTCGCTGCGCGTGACGTCGTTCAGCGTGCTCGCCAAGGCGATCCGTCCGCTGCCGCTGGGGAAGGAGGAGATCGACCCGGAGACGGGGGAGCGGCGCGTGTACTCGGGGTTCAGCGACGTGGAAGCGCGCTACCGCCAGCGCTACGCCGACCTCGCCGTGAACCCGGAGGTGCGCGACGTCTTTGTGCTGCGCGCGCGGGTCAACAGGGCGCTGCGGAGCTTCCTGGACGAGCGCGGTTTCGTGGAGGTGGAGACGCCCGTGCTGCAGCCGCTGTACGGCGGCGCCGCGGCGCGCCCCTTCACCACGCACCACAACACGCTGGACATGCAGCTCTTCCTGCGCATCGCGGTGGAGCTGTACCTCAAGCGGCTGATCGTGGGGGGGATGGAGCGCGTGTACGAGATGTCCAAGAACTTCCGCAACGAGGGGCTGAGCCGGTTCCACAACCCCGAGTTCACCATGCTGGAGTTCTACGCCGCCTACCTCGATTACGAGGGGGTGATGCGCCTCACCGAGGAGATGCTCGTGCACGTGGTGGAGACGGTGACGGGGGGGACGGAAGTACGCTTCCGTGAACACACCATTAGCTTCGCCCCTCCTTACCCAAAACTCACCATGTACGACGCACTCCGCGAGATCGGCGGTGTAGACGTGGAGGCGATGTCCGACGAGCAGATGGCGGAGCGGGTGCGCGCGCAGGGCGTGGCGCCGGCCGAGGTGGCGAAGATGGGGCGCGGCAAGCTGATCGACGAGCTCTTCGGCGAGCTCGTGGAGCCGAAGCTGATCCAGCCCGTCTTCATCACCGACTACCCCCGCGAGATGTCGCCGCTGGCGAAGCCCAAGCGCGGCAACCCGGAGCTGACGGAGCGCTTCGAGCTGATGGTGGCGGGCAAGGAGCTGTGCAACGCTTACAGCGAGCTGAACGACCCCTTCGACCAGCGCGGCCGCTTCGAGGCACAGGAGCGCCTCGCCAGCGCCGGCGACGAGGAGGCGCCGCCGATCGACGACGACTACATCCGCGCGCTGGAGTACGGGATGCCGCCCACCGGCGGCTTCGGGATGGGCGTGGACCGCCTGGTGATGATCCTGGCCGGCCAGCCGTCCATCCGCGACGTGATTCTCTTCCCCACCATGAGGCCGGAGTGAACGAAGCGAAGGGGCGGGGCGGGGCTGGGCTGGACTGGTTCATCGGGCGGCGCTACCTGGCGTCGCGCCGCGGCACCCGCTTCCTCTCGCTGATCACGCTGATCGCCATCGGCGGCGTGTCCGTGGGCGTGATGGCGCTGATCACCGTGATCGCGGTGATGACGGGGCTGCAGAACGACCTGCGCAACAAGATCCTGGGCGTCAATCCGCACATCTGGGTGATGACGTACGGCGAGGCGATGCGGATGGACGAGTGGCCGCAGGTGCTCGCCCGCGTCCGGCGCGTGCCCGACGTGGTGGCCGCCGCCCCCTTCGTGCACACGGAGCTGGGGCTGCGCAACCGCGCCGGCTACTCCGAGGCCGCCATCCTGCGCGGGATCGACCCGGGGACCAGCGGCGCCACGGTGACGGCGATCACCGATTCGTTGCGCAAGGGCGGGCTGCTGTCCAAGCCCACGCGCACGGGGCTGCCGCCGCTGGTGCTGGGCGCGCGGCTGGCGGAGCGCGCCAACATCCTGGAGGGCGACACGGTCACGCTCATCTCCTTTCAGGCCGGCTCGGTGAGCCCCATGGGCGGCCTGATGCCGAAGCTCAAGTATTTCGAGGTGGTGGGGAAGTTCCAGACGGGGATGTACGAGTACGACAACAAGTTCATGTACACCAACATCCGCTCCGCGCAGGAGCTGGCCAACCTGGGCCCCGCCGTCACGGGGATCGAGGTGCGCGTTCCCGATCCCAACGAGGCGACGGAGGTCGGCGGCCAGATCACTCGCGCGTTGGGCGTGCCCTACCGCACGGACGACTGGAAGACGATGAACGGCGCCCTCTTCTCCGCGCTCAAGCTGGAGAAGCTGGCGATGACCATCATCCTCCTCCTGATCGTGGTGGTGGCGGCGTTCAACATCGTCTCCACCCTGGTGATGGTGGTGACGGACAAGACGCGCGAGATCGGCATCCTGAAGAGCATGGGGATGACGGCGCGGCGCATCCTGCGCATCTTCGTGATGCAGGGGCTGGTGATCGGCGTGGTGGGGTCGCTGCTGGGGACGGCGGGCGGGGTGCTGCTGACCTGGATCATCGACCGCTACGAGCTGATCAAGATCCCGGGCGACATCTACTTCGTGAGCAGCCTCCCCGTGGCGTACGACCCGGCGGACCTGGCGACCATCGTGGTGAGCACCATCCTGATCTCCTTCGTGGCCACCATCTACCCGGCGCTGCAGGCGGCCCGGCTGGCCCCGGTGGAGGCGATCCGCCATGAGTAGCCCCGCCGAAGTGTGGGAGCGGCTCCCGCCCGACGCGGCCGAGGTGCCGGCGCTCTCCGCCCGCGGCGTGCACAAGCACTACGTGGGCGGCGACGGCGGGCGCATCTGCGTGCTGGACGGCGTGGATCTTGACGTCAACCGCGGCGAGTCCGTCTCCATCATCGGCGAGAGCGGCACGGGAAAGTCCACCCTGCTGCACGTGCTGGGCGCGCTGGACCGGCCGGAGGCGGGGCAGGTGCGTGTCGGCGGCCAGGAGGTGGGGAAGCTGTCGGAGGACGCGCTGGCCTACCTGCGCAACCGCAGCGTCGGCTTCGTCTTCCAGTTCCACCATCTGCTGCGCGAGTTCACGGCGCTGGAGAACGTGATGATGCCGCAGCAGATCGCAGGCACCTCCCCGCGCGCGGCACGCGACCGCGCCCGCGA
This genomic window contains:
- a CDS encoding zinc-ribbon domain-containing protein, which encodes MNAQCTHCNTIFRVDPAKVPAGGVRARCSICRNVFEIAGARPAPEPALAAVSAPAPVAAPAPAPAPAPVAAPAPPPPPAPTPAPAPATTPTARPNPFGANDPGAKARRLARALVSDIVTYHPERRDQALANGTLKREFMDEIKKSWEEYVAQVGAEISRGTPHFREALNEILAKGQPVF
- a CDS encoding ABC transporter ATP-binding protein; translated protein: MSSPAEVWERLPPDAAEVPALSARGVHKHYVGGDGGRICVLDGVDLDVNRGESVSIIGESGTGKSTLLHVLGALDRPEAGQVRVGGQEVGKLSEDALAYLRNRSVGFVFQFHHLLREFTALENVMMPQQIAGTSPRAARDRARELLESVGLGARLEHTPARLSGGEQQRVAVARALANRPLVLLADEPSGNLDPETSERLHDLLFGVSEEQGAAMVLVTHDLGLAARAGRVLRLHGGHLVHARPDAGPEPAE
- the lysS gene encoding lysine--tRNA ligase, encoding MSEPVAPEGGERIVAERTEKLHALRERGVEPFAYGYDPTHSATDARALFEAWEGQGIEGDGPAEPVRVAGRVVAKRVMGKSTFVHLADRTGRIQLYLRVNDLTDTYPLLDLIDLSDWLGAEGTLFRTRTGEVSLRVTSFSVLAKAIRPLPLGKEEIDPETGERRVYSGFSDVEARYRQRYADLAVNPEVRDVFVLRARVNRALRSFLDERGFVEVETPVLQPLYGGAAARPFTTHHNTLDMQLFLRIAVELYLKRLIVGGMERVYEMSKNFRNEGLSRFHNPEFTMLEFYAAYLDYEGVMRLTEEMLVHVVETVTGGTEVRFREHTISFAPPYPKLTMYDALREIGGVDVEAMSDEQMAERVRAQGVAPAEVAKMGRGKLIDELFGELVEPKLIQPVFITDYPREMSPLAKPKRGNPELTERFELMVAGKELCNAYSELNDPFDQRGRFEAQERLASAGDEEAPPIDDDYIRALEYGMPPTGGFGMGVDRLVMILAGQPSIRDVILFPTMRPE
- a CDS encoding lipoprotein-releasing ABC transporter permease subunit; the protein is MNEAKGRGGAGLDWFIGRRYLASRRGTRFLSLITLIAIGGVSVGVMALITVIAVMTGLQNDLRNKILGVNPHIWVMTYGEAMRMDEWPQVLARVRRVPDVVAAAPFVHTELGLRNRAGYSEAAILRGIDPGTSGATVTAITDSLRKGGLLSKPTRTGLPPLVLGARLAERANILEGDTVTLISFQAGSVSPMGGLMPKLKYFEVVGKFQTGMYEYDNKFMYTNIRSAQELANLGPAVTGIEVRVPDPNEATEVGGQITRALGVPYRTDDWKTMNGALFSALKLEKLAMTIILLLIVVVAAFNIVSTLVMVVTDKTREIGILKSMGMTARRILRIFVMQGLVIGVVGSLLGTAGGVLLTWIIDRYELIKIPGDIYFVSSLPVAYDPADLATIVVSTILISFVATIYPALQAARLAPVEAIRHE